In one window of Nicotiana tabacum cultivar K326 chromosome 12, ASM71507v2, whole genome shotgun sequence DNA:
- the LOC107785032 gene encoding uncharacterized protein LOC107785032 isoform X2 codes for MKENLDEILNHSNGYNESKSLVFPTKDLLDSNGYHGGKDSLESETKERNEFWKHQELNGSVFFEDISRSNKHETTCKRNGNPFACDTEDRDHAWSIPEFEGSMIVDVDDKENGAIVSNAPFTSASELFGIDTHLYIDKGVVECKLPESTICYKESNYNIMKDICIDEGCIDEGVPLVDKIVTESKKDDQPNSSVSLAADEHRPSYTRGNIDSELLSTGEYKTSSVEDTDKIALAHHTTTEDEDTQSLVPSGLKPSSEDNISKGADKDSCLEDVMKIFGSKCTTMEKAINTSEKESGIQNSKESNSDADQSAQQPDQMPSGVATVNSENAVSAPDETSNNGPCSNVFSNSKSEAGAITCDQSSTESTLSSSVENIAKNLPEKSLKLEAISSHKDGSSDGISAGSQIHFTNCVDRSDSSVHGQSLDPKNMANLEDKTSDNLPLGTHGHFADGEASFSAGGPASGLITYSGPISHSGSVSLRSDSSTTSARSFAFPVLQNEWNSSPVRMAKAERRRKQGGWRQSLLCCRF; via the exons ATGAAGGAAAATCTGGACGAGATATTAAATCACTCAAATGGTTACAATGAGTCTAAGTCTTTAGTCTTTCCAACAAAAGATCTGCTTGATTCAAATGGTTATCACGGCGGTAAAGACTCTTTGGAAAGTGAAACAAAAGAGAGGAACGAATTCTGGAAACATCAGGAACTTAATGGCTCTGTATTTTTTGAAGATATTTCAAGAAGTAACAAACATGAAACTACTTGCAAGAGAAATGGAAATCCTTTTGCATGTGACACAGAAGATAGAGATCATGCCTGGAGTATTCCAGAATTTGAGGGCTCGATGATTGTTGACGTTGATGATAAAGAAAATGGAGCCATAGTCTCTAATGCACCATTTACCTCTGCTTCAGAGTTGTTTGGTATAGACACTCATTTATATATCGATAAGGGTGTCGTGGAATGCAAATTGCCTGAATCGACAATTTGCtacaaagaaagtaactataacATTATGAAAGACATATGCATAGATGAGGGATGCATAGATGAGGGTGTACCTCTAGTGGATAAAATTGTAACTGAAAGCAAGAAAGATGATCAGCCCAACTCGTCTGTTTCTCTAGCTGCTGACGAACACCGCCCTAGCTATACAAGGGGAAATATTGACAGTGAATTGCTCTCAACAGGTGAGTATAAAACTTCATCAGTTGAAGATACCGACAAAATTGCTTTGGCTCATCATACAACTACAGAAGATGAGGACACTCAGTCGCTTGTTCCAAGTGGTTTAAAACCCTCCTCAGAAGATAATATCAGCAAAGGTGCTGATAAGGATTCTTGTCTAGAGGATGTGATGAAGATTTTTGGATCAAAATGTACTACAATGGAAAAAGCCATTAACACATCAGAAAAAGAATCCGGCATTCAGAATTCTAAAGAATCTAACTCTGATGCTGATCAATCAGCACAGCAGCCTGATCAG ATGCCTTCTGGCGTAGCAACTGTCAACAGCGAAAATGCAGTCTCGGCACCTGATGAAACAAGCAACAATGGGCCATGTAGCAACGTCTTTTCCAATAGCAAGTCGGAAGCTGGAGCTATTACTTGTGACCAAAGCTCTACTGAGTCAACTTTAAGTAGCAGTGTGGAAAATATCGCCAAAAACTTGCCTGAAAAATCCCTTAAATTAGAGGCCATCTCCAGTCACAAGGATGGGAGTTCTGATGGCATTTCAGCTGGTAGTCAAATTCATTTTACCAACTGTGTGGACAGGAGCGATAGCAGTGTTCATGGACAATCTCTTGACCCCAAAAATATGGCTAATCTCGAGGATAAAACCTCTGATAATCTCCCCCTCGGTACGCATGGTCATTTTGCAGATGGAGAGGCAAGTTTTTCTGCAGGAGGACCTGCATCTGGTCTGATCACTTACTCAGGACCTATATCACATTCGGGCAGCGTCTCTCTTCGGTCAGATAGCAGTACAACCAGTGCTAGATCCTTTGCCTTCCCAGT CTTACAGAATGAATGGAACAGTAGTCCAGTAAGAATGGCAAAGGCAGAAAGAAGGCGGAAACAGGGGGGTTGGAGGCAGAGCCTTCTCTGTTGTAGATTCTAa
- the LOC107785032 gene encoding uncharacterized protein LOC107785032 isoform X1 translates to MKENLDEILNHSNGYNESKSLVFPTKDLLDSNGYHGGKDSLESETKERNEFWKHQELNGSVFFEDISRSNKHETTCKRNGNPFACDTEDRDHAWSIPEFEGSMIVDVDDKENGAIVSNAPFTSASELFGIDTHLYIDKGVVECKLPESTICYKESNYNIMKDICIDEGCIDEGVPLVDKIVTESKKDDQPNSSVSLAADEHRPSYTRGNIDSELLSTGEYKTSSVEDTDKIALAHHTTTEDEDTQSLVPSGLKPSSEDNISKGADKDSCLEDVMKIFGSKCTTMEKAINTSEKESGIQNSKESNSDADQSAQQPDQFLELQMPSGVATVNSENAVSAPDETSNNGPCSNVFSNSKSEAGAITCDQSSTESTLSSSVENIAKNLPEKSLKLEAISSHKDGSSDGISAGSQIHFTNCVDRSDSSVHGQSLDPKNMANLEDKTSDNLPLGTHGHFADGEASFSAGGPASGLITYSGPISHSGSVSLRSDSSTTSARSFAFPVLQNEWNSSPVRMAKAERRRKQGGWRQSLLCCRF, encoded by the exons ATGAAGGAAAATCTGGACGAGATATTAAATCACTCAAATGGTTACAATGAGTCTAAGTCTTTAGTCTTTCCAACAAAAGATCTGCTTGATTCAAATGGTTATCACGGCGGTAAAGACTCTTTGGAAAGTGAAACAAAAGAGAGGAACGAATTCTGGAAACATCAGGAACTTAATGGCTCTGTATTTTTTGAAGATATTTCAAGAAGTAACAAACATGAAACTACTTGCAAGAGAAATGGAAATCCTTTTGCATGTGACACAGAAGATAGAGATCATGCCTGGAGTATTCCAGAATTTGAGGGCTCGATGATTGTTGACGTTGATGATAAAGAAAATGGAGCCATAGTCTCTAATGCACCATTTACCTCTGCTTCAGAGTTGTTTGGTATAGACACTCATTTATATATCGATAAGGGTGTCGTGGAATGCAAATTGCCTGAATCGACAATTTGCtacaaagaaagtaactataacATTATGAAAGACATATGCATAGATGAGGGATGCATAGATGAGGGTGTACCTCTAGTGGATAAAATTGTAACTGAAAGCAAGAAAGATGATCAGCCCAACTCGTCTGTTTCTCTAGCTGCTGACGAACACCGCCCTAGCTATACAAGGGGAAATATTGACAGTGAATTGCTCTCAACAGGTGAGTATAAAACTTCATCAGTTGAAGATACCGACAAAATTGCTTTGGCTCATCATACAACTACAGAAGATGAGGACACTCAGTCGCTTGTTCCAAGTGGTTTAAAACCCTCCTCAGAAGATAATATCAGCAAAGGTGCTGATAAGGATTCTTGTCTAGAGGATGTGATGAAGATTTTTGGATCAAAATGTACTACAATGGAAAAAGCCATTAACACATCAGAAAAAGAATCCGGCATTCAGAATTCTAAAGAATCTAACTCTGATGCTGATCAATCAGCACAGCAGCCTGATCAG TTCCTTGAACTGCAGATGCCTTCTGGCGTAGCAACTGTCAACAGCGAAAATGCAGTCTCGGCACCTGATGAAACAAGCAACAATGGGCCATGTAGCAACGTCTTTTCCAATAGCAAGTCGGAAGCTGGAGCTATTACTTGTGACCAAAGCTCTACTGAGTCAACTTTAAGTAGCAGTGTGGAAAATATCGCCAAAAACTTGCCTGAAAAATCCCTTAAATTAGAGGCCATCTCCAGTCACAAGGATGGGAGTTCTGATGGCATTTCAGCTGGTAGTCAAATTCATTTTACCAACTGTGTGGACAGGAGCGATAGCAGTGTTCATGGACAATCTCTTGACCCCAAAAATATGGCTAATCTCGAGGATAAAACCTCTGATAATCTCCCCCTCGGTACGCATGGTCATTTTGCAGATGGAGAGGCAAGTTTTTCTGCAGGAGGACCTGCATCTGGTCTGATCACTTACTCAGGACCTATATCACATTCGGGCAGCGTCTCTCTTCGGTCAGATAGCAGTACAACCAGTGCTAGATCCTTTGCCTTCCCAGT CTTACAGAATGAATGGAACAGTAGTCCAGTAAGAATGGCAAAGGCAGAAAGAAGGCGGAAACAGGGGGGTTGGAGGCAGAGCCTTCTCTGTTGTAGATTCTAa